In Lacrimispora indolis DSM 755, a genomic segment contains:
- the ilvN gene encoding acetolactate synthase small subunit gives MERIVLSLLVDNTSGVLSRVAGLFSRRGYNIESLTVGVTADERYSRMTVVSTGDQEILDQIEKQLRKLEDVRDIKELKPGHSVYRELILVKVHANASERQAICAIADIFRATIVDVGRDSVTVMLTGDQSKLDAVINLLEDYEILELARTGLTGLSRGSDDVRYLP, from the coding sequence ATGGAGAGAATTGTATTATCATTGTTGGTTGATAACACCTCCGGCGTTTTAAGCCGTGTGGCAGGACTGTTTAGCCGCCGTGGCTATAATATTGAAAGCCTTACGGTAGGTGTGACTGCGGATGAGAGATATTCCAGGATGACAGTGGTGTCCACAGGCGATCAGGAGATTTTAGACCAGATTGAAAAGCAGCTGCGAAAGCTGGAAGATGTAAGGGATATCAAAGAATTAAAGCCGGGCCATTCTGTTTACAGGGAGCTTATTCTGGTCAAGGTACATGCCAATGCCAGTGAACGTCAGGCGATCTGTGCCATAGCCGATATTTTCAGAGCTACCATTGTGGATGTGGGCAGGGATTCCGTGACCGTCATGCTGACAGGAGATCAGTCAAAGCTTGATGCAGTCATTAATTTGCTGGAAGATTACGAAATTTTAGAGCTTGCGAGAACCGGCCTTACAGGGCTTTCAAGAGGCTCTGACGATGTCCGTTATCTGCCATAG